The Nitrososphaerota archaeon genome includes a region encoding these proteins:
- the moaC gene encoding cyclic pyranopterin monophosphate synthase MoaC — protein MGVRMVDVHAKTPQYREATASGEIRLKPETVKRIRDGKVEKGDPFQIATLAGIQGAKMAPTIIPLCHPIPIENTSVQFELTDSGVKATAKVVATAKTGVEMEALTALATALLNIWDVVKMYEKNEAGQYPTTQILNIKVVEKVKR, from the coding sequence ATGGGCGTCCGTATGGTTGATGTTCATGCGAAGACTCCGCAGTACCGTGAAGCGACTGCTTCAGGAGAGATCCGGCTGAAGCCTGAGACCGTTAAGCGAATTCGTGACGGTAAGGTGGAGAAGGGGGATCCTTTCCAGATTGCGACACTAGCCGGGATTCAGGGGGCGAAGATGGCCCCCACGATTATCCCGCTCTGTCACCCAATCCCGATTGAGAATACCAGTGTCCAGTTTGAGCTCACCGACTCAGGAGTAAAGGCTACTGCGAAAGTTGTTGCAACAGCTAAGACCGGTGTAGAGATGGAGGCGTTAACCGCTTTAGCCACTGCCCTCCTGAACATCTGGGATGTTGTCAAGATGTATGAAAAGAACGAGGCCGGGCAGTACCCTACCACCCAGATACTGAACATCAAAGTAGTTGAAAAGGTGAAGCGGTAA